In the genome of Eschrichtius robustus isolate mEscRob2 chromosome 2, mEscRob2.pri, whole genome shotgun sequence, the window GGGGAGAAGAGCAACAGAAAGCCCCTGTTCAGAAACAGCCTTCAGCTGGTGGGCGTACCCAAACGACTGAGACTCCAGGGTCACCACCAGAGAAGACATGCTAAACGTATCAGGAAATAAGAGGCACATTCATTTACACAAAGCAGAAACCCAGCCTTGCCTTATGGGCTCCACCTTGGTTTTGACTTTCTTCCCAGGGACTTTCCTCAGAAACAGCTTTGCGTAGAGAGAGCATTATTAACAAAGGGTGTTGATGTCTGTAACGAATGGTAACGATGATCAGTTTAAGTGTTAACCAGGCTTTGGGAGGCACCGACCTCCTGGAGGTGGGTAGAGCTAAGGCACAACTTTGAGGCTCTTGTAGAACAAGTGGGTGATGTGGTTAAAAAAGGTTCCTTCAGAATACAGTGAGGCCCATCTGTCTTATGCCAATCTATCTTGGCCAAGAAGATCCCATCAAGGGCAGCTATATTCTTCATTGTGTTTGTTTCAGCCTGGAGGCACTAGTCTAGTAACTGCACTTCTGACACTAATACTCTGTGGCTTGGAAGTCTTTGCCAAAGATATTGCACTGAGTTAGCTCTCTGAGACAGTAAATCAAGAGTGTGAAGACGGTGGGAACTCTGTGCAAGCATATCACATGATGGGAACTGGTAAACAATGAATCTAtttgtaattctttttaaaatttaatactgaAACAAAGGTATCTGTAGTTTTTTCCCCCATTATTTTTGATCATAATACATCAAATTTAGACACTTAATAGATATTGGATATCTCATTCTTTATGAGAAGGAATTACTGTACTGTGCTGTTCTATACATTTTCAGTTTAAACTAACATAGATGATACTTGAGAAAATGGTCAGCTTGGCAGAAAGAAAAAGTTCACTGAATTCTATAATCCCTGCAAGGAAGAATAAGTCTCTTAGGAAGTATTTCCAGCCCAAATCTTGGAAATGTAACAATAGTCTATATTATTAATAGCCTATTTATGGTTCTTTTTATTGACTGGTTCTTTCTTAATCTAATAACTTAAGATATCCAACATTCTTCATCTGGGAAATCATTTAATGGTAAATCAAAGGCCACTGACTAAAGCAGAAGAGTAGCTCTTATTATATCAATGGATAACTAAATAATTATGGGAATGCTTCCAAAAAGTTCAGATGGTTTCCAAAACACAGTTCTTGcctgtttgtgtttttctttttcctttctttctttcttcctttttttttttttttttttccttctatcatCTCTCCTGTGGCTGATCTAAACACAggctgcttgatttttttttttttctttctgaaattagGTTCATCATTTCCTATGACCCTTTAATAATGTACGAAAATTCCTTCTCAGGTCactggttcttttcttttttgccttggATATTTCCCTCCTTCCTTGAACCAAGTATTTCATCCTGACTCAACTTTCATTAGGAAGTTTCCCTTCTGTATTTTTACCAATAAGTACGTCATGTTTTTAGTAGTTATCTCCCATAGAAAAGACTTCAACTGGGTTCTCAGTTTTCCGAGGGCAAGTGCTCCTTAtagtgattttcaaatatttaactgaggggaaaaatggaggaaaagggCATTTTAAAGCTAGAATCACAAAAGGTCACAAACTCAAATGAGTTTGAGAATCAAGCATGAATTGTGAATTGAACAAGGGACTGATGAGAAACTTTGCAAGAGTGAAGATTGGCTGTCCGATCTATAGGTTCAGCCCTTACTCAATATCCCAGCTTATGTTCGATGTTGCCACGTTGGAAGATGGGCTCTAGGCCTGATCTtccaatttttcaaaagaaaccaaaaatctCAATTTTGTGTGACAtctctcaattttaaaataatggcaaCTAATTCAAACATTTTTAACTCTATGCAGGCCAAAAGGGGCATATCTATGAGCCAGGTCTGGCTTATGAAACATTTCTTTAAAGTCTTGAAAAAGAGCTATTGGAATAGAGTTATTTTATTGGAATCGAACTATCCCAGATGTCAGAAAATATGGCATGTAGATTTGTTTGTTATTCAATGGCCTGACTCTCCCAGTTTTTTGTCCATCCTTTGAATTTCTATACAGTATAGGCCTCTAATGAGACTATCCTGGTGGTTTCCATAACCAGTTCTCCATCACTCCAAATGTCAATATTACAATTACACAGCCATACCTGTGTGGCATTTATGACTCTTGAGTACTCTGTGATTTGGATACTCAATATAGAGTGAAAATTACAGGCTCGGTCTAATAATAGCTTTCATAGGGTGATATTATGAGCCTTAACATAAAATGCCCTTGCAGAAGGCTCTACTTAGAAGCATAAAGAGTGCATTTCTCCCATTTTTGGTTTTCATAGCTTTCCTAACACCATAGACTATTATGTCTACACCTGACAATTAGATGGAATAAAAGTGAAAGAACTTATATCTTGGTTTAAAATTCTTCACAGTGAAGGAGAGACAAGGAAGGGGAAAATTTTCATTAGCTATTCAAAATCAGCCTGGGAATGTCAGTATGGACACCCAGATTCCCTAGAAGTCATGCCTCAGGCTAAATGGCTTTTCTGaaagtgtttccattttttacCTTTCAAACACCCTCTCCTGTCTTTCCCAAGCCCTACCACCTCCAGTTCCCAGTTGCTCTTTTGTCCACGCATATCAGAATTACTGAGGACTGCAAATGCCACTGGCCCAGGAGCTACCCAGAAGGGAGTACAGAGAACCAACCAGGGTGACTGGACCAGCTCCCCTCAACACTTCCTGGTCATCTCTGATCTATGAACGGGATTGTCTTACTCTGACTCCCTCTGTGGCTGCGGTGGCCTTATGGCTGGGTAGTCAGTACAGGAAGAGTATCATATAAAATTAAGAAGAATATGAATATGCCTAAAATGGCAGGTTTCCCCTTATGATATAATTCAGTTGATCACAATGGAAGAGCAACATTTTCTAGCTCTTGAAGGCTAGTGATGGTGTAAACATTATAAAGATATGTTTTCAGTGGTCTGAATGAGTTGAGGTCTGAATATTAAGCATCATATTATTTTCTAAGATGCTATGAAATAATTCATTTGAGTTTATTGCAATAGTAAGGTAATATGCAGCTTGAATATCACAGATTTTTATTGCTTATATTCTGAGAGTGGCTGTATCAGTCAAGAGACAGAAACCATACCAGTTACTTAAACAGAGAGAATATAAAGAGTTGTTAACCAGGAAGGAAGTTGTTACCTAGGTAACTAGCAGAGTAAAAAGAGAGAACTATTGTATAAGGGAGGTGGCAGCTACCATTCCTAGGGCTGAAGGATCAGAGGGAAGAGGTTTGAATTATTACGATTTAGCAACTTAGAAGAAGCACCCTATGGAGCTGAAAATCCGATTTCCAAAGAGGAAGAACAGACTGGCTGATGGTGCTgtctgctgggggaggggaaatcaATCTGATTTGCAAATGTTGCAAAAACTGTAAACTGGTTTCAGCTACTGCTACAGGAAAGAACTGCTTTTGGTGAGATAAAGAAGTATTGCTGGGGTGATACTCACAAGAACCAAAAGCAGGCAAGAAACCCTTTAAAAAGACACAAGTCTTCTCTCTCCTCTAACCTCACATTTTCCCCCCATTACCAGTATTGGTAAATCGTAATGCAAGGCTGGCTGGCAAAACAGACATGGGGTGTGCAGAGTCTCAGTGCCAGCATCACAAAGATGGATATAGGAAAGAGAGTATGGAATACAGAGACAATGCATTAATAACTAGCACAACAATGATGCCTCCTAGCTCTTTCAAACTCTCATGGAAAAAAAATAGGATTCTATCCTTCTGAAGCAAaatgtcaattattttttttcttaaaaaaaaaatttccagaaaaggaAGTATTGTGAATCAGTTCCTTAAGAACCATTGGCTCAGTATTTAAAGTTTCaagcttttttatttctgatttttaggaAAAAGTGTATATTTAATGTCAATTTTGCCTCATAAAACCTCTCAGTTTTTTTCCTCATCAAAAAAAGGTCCTGAAATTTGAAATGTCACTATTAGAATTCATTTCGTGCCTAGATAAGGACAACTATTAAACTATAACTCAGTGTTAGGTTTTCGCATGAGTAAAAGACTCTTAAAAATTGGCTAAAAtacaaatacacatttatttctcttatGTAAATAAGGCCCAAGGAAGGCACTCCAGAGCTTCTATGATGGCTCTAATATTATCAGGGACCGAAGTTCATCAACATCTCTACTCTGTCATGTCAAGGGTTACACGAATGTAATCTGGCCCAAGATGGCTGCTAGAGCTCCAGCCATCAGTTATCAGCATgaaggaagggcagaggagcAGGTTGTGTCCCCTACTTTTCAATAAGAGTTTTTACAAGTGCCACATAATATTTCCACTAGCTACAAAGAAACCTGTAGGCTTTTGGCTGGGAAATCATGTGCCCAGCCAGAAAGTGGGGCTCTGTTAACTTGAGAGAATTTGCACAGAGTAACTATTGGTAGGGAAATAGCTGTCTCTGCCAGACTCTGGGAGGGATATTACCTCATCGATCATAATTCTTGGTGTAAAAGAGTCTATTAGCTCTTTTCTGAAAGCAAGATTTCATTGGTAAGGAAGACTGGAGTGTATATGAGGGTACCAGGCAGGGGAGGCTACTGAATGGGGTGGATGGGGGATATTGAAGACAAACCTcctctattttataattttactcaGAGCCAGCATAAGTCCCAACTCCAcctttcttatttattcatttgtccaTTTAAAGAATTTGGATTCTATACTAACAGAGAAAAGGTCATGTAGCACATGCTTATTTTGTTTCAAAGagctaaattatttttcaaaagactTCATCACACTTCTGCTTGTGttctttcccctctcttttaGAGAAACACCTCCTAATGCTAAGATGGGTTTTGGATTTTCATGGTTATTATATTCATCTTTGTGAGTTTGTCTCTCCCTTCCCATGAACACCAAAGGGCATGGAAAAATGGCATCATATTGATAAAACGTGATGCCTTCCAAGACATTCTTTAAACAGTCTATTTGCAAATATGGTCAAAATGAATAATTCAGGCCAGTTGGAGTGAACATTTCTCCATGGATGCTTGGGGTGAAACTGGCTGGCTTTGCAAAGTGGTTCTCTTTATAAACTAGCAACATTGCTTTACGATGTATCTGGGTGACAGGCCAAATTCTCAAGTGATTTAAGTGTATGTATTTAGTATTTTCGAGCACTCTCACTTTTAGAACTAACTTATAGCATAGAGCAGCTGACTATGCTGTGCCTTGTCACATTGCCTTAGCAGAATCACTGGCAGAAACATCATAAATTTCTCCAGTTCCCCAAAATTTCACTCGCTTCTAGCTACCTCATCTTCCATACATTGatacatttcatcacaataagaCAATTTTCAGGAGGACactggaggaagaaagaggatgattaaaaaagaaaagatgaagatTCAATAGGAATTTTATGATGCTTTGTCATTTTTGctgcagagaaaatatttgtagtgTACAAGCACCTGCATGCATAAAGATCCATCCCTAATCAAAATAGTGACAGGGCTGAAAACTGAATGCCACCTGACCTCTTTGGGAAGCCTTCACTTTCACCCTGAAGCCAATTCCCCTCACCCACCACCTGCAGCTAGTAGTATAGATTTTTATTAAGGATATTGGTGAGATCAGGAAAAGATTATGTATTGCACACCACACAGAGAAAAACTTCATCTAGAAAACCATTcacagcaaaataaaatgaacccTATCACTTAAGGAAAAACGCTGTCTTCAGTAACCTCAGTTTCTCACCTGCTTTTTCCATCTTGGAGATTTCTCTTCTTCTGTGCCCTATTCCCCTCCTCCCTTTCACCTCTTCCTTCTTCTGAAAGGGATCATAAAAGCAGGTGAGAGCTTAGTTACCTTCCCATGGGGCATATGAATTGTACATTAAAACAGGGATAAAAAACCTAGGAGAAGAAGCTCTGCCGGTGGAATTTTAGGCAGAATGAATAATGGAAAGAGTCGAGCATTGGAGCCAAAGAGAGCTGGAATTGATTCCCAGTTCTGTCATTTAGAAACTGActgtcttgggcaagttacttgtctTTTCTGAGtcacagtttcttcatttgtaaaaagaaaataataatacctgcctcataatcttttgagaattaaatgaaattatgtaaataaaaattagtACAATATCTGATGCATAGTTGGCACgcaataaatattagttctctTACTTTATGATTAGGGAGATGGAGGAGGTGTTGGGGCAAGTCATGGGGCTTTCTCAGAATTCTCATCTCCAGGGAGcagtgtggggaggggggaagactGCAAGCAAGTTTAGGGAAGTAAGCTCATTTGATCgcattgatttttccaatctgtCTCCTTAAGTACTTTTACTGTCTGCAACTTCCTGGTATCAAGGAAAATGGGAAACTGAACCAGGAGATCCTTGGTGAACAAGAAATCAGAACCAAAAAAGCAGAGTGGTTTGGAGGATTATTTCAGTCATGTGCTGTTTAAAACCTGATGAAATAATTTTACTGGATTCTTTGTGTTCTCTAGAGCCATTTTCTCTTTGGATGGTGATGATCAAGTGATAAATTTTGTTTCTTCAAGCTTCATTTTCTGTGTTGGTCATTCTGTTTGGGGCCAACACATTCTTCTGTCACATGTGTTAACATCACTGTCTTAGGATCTGTCAAAATGAAGAATAACTTCCTTTTCTGTGCCAGACCCGATTTGATAGCCTTAATTGCAAAGATTTAGACCTTTCTTGGCACCAAAATATGGGAACTGGGTGCATATCTCACAGCTCTTTTTGTCCCTTATCAACCGCAATGCCCAAACAGTGTTTTGATATTACCAGCATGGCTGTCCTTGCTGTGCCTGAAGCCGTGTCTGCTGTGGTCTGCAGGGTCCAGCCTCAGAACAGGTGTTGCTCCCTCTGTGAATAGGAGCCTTTAATCCAGAGTGAGGTCATCCTTCAGGAAATGAAGAAGGTCCTAAGacttttgaaaattatctttcttGAGCTAGATTGTAGACCTGGGATAAAACTGACTCATGCCTTTACCCAAGGTAAAAACTCCTTTGGCTTCTGACCATAATGAGATCTTATCCGCCCTTTCTTCTGGTTTAATAAAATTGTTGGCCATGTTTTTTACAAAAGGTGTTTtgaagatgatagatagataatatctGTACagaaatatatctatataaaacaAGAACGTGAACACAATAGCTATAAAAAGAGCATCAAGTGAAGTCTGAGCATTTTCATCCCAGGAAAGAGGTACAGATATACTACCAGGAAGAGTATAGCCCTGGGTTGCATCCTTGGCTTGACAGTTATGACCACAATTTAATAATACTCCAGTGCCATGATGAAGAAGAGTGGATACCTGGTAGGTTACAAGAAGTTTACCTCTCTCTGATGGTTTCCCTGATAATCCTCCTATTCACTATTGTATTACTTCTTCTGCCGGTTCTTAACCCTAGGCCCATGGACACTCAAACATTTTAGCATATTACTATAGCTCAAGTAAAAGATAAATCACaactaaaaatatttgataaattatttcaataaaattagtTTCACTTGtactagtaagaattttattttttgcttttaaaattattattctggGAAGAGGTCCCTAGGCTTCAaagaactgacaaaggattccaTGGCACTAAAAAGAATCCCTAAAGTAGTGGAAGGAGGTCTTTTTACATGATCTGCAGTTTCATTAATCTAATTTTCAGAGGCCTTGGTTCTCTCCTCCATGATCTCACCACCATGCCTCTTGGATTGTGCCATATATGTCTGTGATGTGCTATTAATGTCCATCTTCCTTTGGGCAGAACACTACTTTCAACACAATAACAGTGCAATTCATAATGGAAATTTCTTTCGTATTTAtttcaacatttactgaacaaATCCTAAGTGCTAGTTATTATGCTAGCCAAAGAGGATactaggtcaaaaaaaaaaaaaaatcacggttctttatcaacttaaaatctaagtgtgtgtgtgtgtgcgcgcgtgtgtgtgtgtgtttgtatgtaatAACTTCTTGATTTATGCTTCCCCTGCAGATCTTGGAGGCATCTGAGGTTTCATGGGGACTTTCCAGCATTCCAGACTGCTGCCCTGCAATGAAGCTCTGAGTCACTGTCTTTGGGTCTAAGGTACTGGCTACAATGTGGAACCCCAGAACAGCCAACCTGACTAACCTTCACTCTAAGCAGAAGCCCAAAATATGTCTGGCCTGAAATCAGAGCAAGCACTCGAGAAAGACTTCTTTGTTaatggaaagaggaaaggagaaaagggttTCCAACACGTTGCAACAGTCTTTCCACCCTTCTAAAGAGCCCACCTCCCTTATAAACCAAGCTGTTCTATCTGGTGCATCCCATTCTAGCTTTTTGCCAGAAATAGAGCATGTCAATCCTGGTGAAAAAATAAAGACGAACCCTCAGAAAAATAGACCTGGAACTGTAATACTCCTAAAACGGTCCAGTAGGAGGATTATGTCGGAAAGTCAACCCAGCCCCCCTGTGATCCCACCCCGCAGGCCCGGGTTCCAGGTGTGCTATATTTGTGGCCGAGAATTTGGGTCCCAATCGCTTGGCATTCACGAGCCCCAGTGCTTGGAGAAGTGGCGTACTGAAAACAGCAAGTTGCCCAAGCACCTGAGGAGGCCAGAACCTTCCAAACCACTGCCTCTCAGTGGAAGTGGATCCTACAATCTTCAGGCAGCATTCCAGAGTTCCCAGGCTCAGCTGCTGCCCTGTGAATCCTGTGGCCGCAAGTTCTTGCCAGATCGGCTTCTTGTTCATCAGAGAAGCTGCAAGCTGAAGGGTGAGGGGCCCAGGGCACCAAATCCCAACAGTTCTGATAATCTTGCTGCTCTCAAGAAAGCTTCTGTTGGCATCCCAACCCGACCAAGGGCTCTCATCTGCTGCGTTTGTGGTAGGGAATTTGGCACTCTGTCCCTTCCTATACATCAGCCCAAATGCCTGGAAAAGTGGAAAATAGAAAATGACCGGCTCCCCAGGGAGTTCTGCCAGCCACTACCGCAGAAGCCTCAGCCCCTTCCAACTGGACAGTCCAACCAAGAGGGGCCGAGTCAAGCTCAGCTCGTACCCTGCCCAAATTGTAGCCGTACCTTTGCCCCTGACAGCCTTCTGGTACACCAGAGAAGTTGTACAGCTCAACCTAGTGGGCCAAAAGTTCAGGATTTGACATTATGGAGTAAAGGTGGCCTCAAACAGTCCACTAATTCCAAGCAGCAAAGGAACATGGCAGTACCCACTGTGACTGATAAGGTAATTCGTGCCACATGATACACACTGGGTGGGTCTAGGGGATACATTCTGCCTCCAGGGGAATGAGAGAAAAATGTCCCCAGAATCAGCTCCCTCAGCTCCTAGGATGGTTTCTTTCAATGCCTTATTTCTGCCTCAGTGCAGCCTAAGTTGACCCCCTGTCAGACTCCAGGGCTATATCTCTGTTGGCAAAGTAGATATAAAAACACCCTTGCCTGGTGGATTCATAGTCCTCTTCCATTCTGCTGCCTAAAAGAGAGATGGACTTCTTTCTTCCTTGATCCCTCATACCAATAATCCTTGGGAGAGACTGTTATTTGAAAATGAGTCAGTAATGCTCTGTCTACATTACAGAGATATAATTCCCATTCCAACAGCCAATATTTATTACTGGTTTATTTTAGTCATCTACCTTAGGAATTCATTTTTGGCAATGTTGGTTATACTGAGTTTATCGTACTAAAATAAAATCTGTGTCAAAAACCCCAAATGACTTTAGCAGTAATTAAACACTGGAGCACTTGCAGAAATAAACATGCTCTAAAATGCAGCATGTTTTCTTTGAACACTTATATGGTTGTAGTATCTGGGGAATTAACCCCAGTGCAGACCCAAAGCCAACTAGATGTGTTCATGGATCTAGGAAGTGCTCAGTTTCCTCTGCTTCTCTGTACCCTGTGTTTGGGTCAGACACCAGGCCATGACTTGGGCAGTTGTAAACAAGCATGACCCCAGGGATCCCCAACCTGTATGGTGAAATGTTGTTGGGCCTTCACCTGAAATTTCATCATCAACCAGGACTGGGGAAGGATGCAAGATAGGGTGTGGTCCATGTGTTTTGTCCTTCCATGAAGCCAGGGAAGTGGTTGTGCTGCCATGTGTCACACCTTACAGAACATCAAGTCGTGAGAAATAGGGGGTGGTCAAAGTCTTTTCTCAGTGACTTGCTACTTGAAATGTCCCACCTGCAGGGTTCTTTAAACGAACTGTTCTCAGGAAACTAAGGTTACTCAAGCTATTGCAAAAATTAAACCAGAGGGATTGGGGGATGGGTAGCCATACTTCATTTTTTACCCAATTTTTCTTTGTTACTTCTTTTATTGCATTACTTTGGCAAATGTCGGGTACTTTTTCCTAACTTCTATGTTTAAAATGAAATCTTTGAATGAGATCTTTCACTTACTGGTTTAGAAGTTTCCAAGACAGTGATCCTAAAGCTGAAGAGTCAGACTAATGGGCATATTTTCCGAtgaacttgaaaaagaacagcTAGTTTCTTTGCCGAATGAAAACCCAAACTCGTAAGTGTGGCATAGGCTTCAGGCTGGTCTCATAAACATGAactgtttttctcatcttctgGCTGTTGCTTTTCTTCCAAAACGTGTGGGGTCTGGATTCAGTGAGCAAAAGAATCCACGTCTTAGAGCCACAAATCTGAAACTCCGTTAGTATTCTGACTTTCAGCCCTGTTTCCTGATTGTATGCATTTGCTTTAAATGTTCTCTTTGCAGATCTCAAGATAGGAAAGAGTGGGGTCAGAATTCTTGTGCTTGTTGCTGTAACACGTACTTTGTGCTCCCAAGAGTGGAGCCAGCAGGCTGAGCATAGCATGTTCTCACTCAGTCATGACTGCTGAGAGAAGCTGGCCTGGGCCCCCGGCTTCACAAGAGGACACCCCTGACTCACTCAGTCATCTGGAGGGGAGACTGTCAGGAGGAGAGGCCAGTGAGGGCTGTCGGTGTCTTGCACTTTTAGATCAGAGTAGAGGGAGTCCTTTGGAACAGGGGCATCTAGAGGACACGGCTCTGTCAGAGTTTGACCAACTCTGCTCCCAACCTGAAAAGGTGCATGTCAGTGAGAAACTGGCACCCACTGCCATCACATATGTGCTGGCCCTTTTGGGGACCACACAGGCTTTAGTGGAGGGCATAGAAATGTCATCCAACATAGGGTCCCTTTAGCTGCCAGATTTGGAGCAAGCTTGGGTTcattaaaatggagaaaactcCTAGTCTTCTGAGAGGCATAAGATCTCTTGAACCAACAGACTTTATCCCTTCCCTTGAAAAGACATTTGCCACTGCACGGTGCTTTCAGCAGAAAGCCTCTCCTGGGTAGTATAGTTTTCTCTTTTCGTTGCATTTTGACCCTGTCTATTGCTGTTTTTCTATCTTTGTATCATTTAAGATTTAGATAGTGCAGTGAATCATTCATTTCCATAAAGATCACTGCCTTGTGCATTATTAGATTTCAGAATTTCATCTGCCTGTGGCGGCCAGCTTTTGGCTGACTGTGAGACACACGCATTGTTTTTTCAATTCAGATGTTCGCTTCCTCTCTTCTCATGTCAATCAGAACAATTTCCCTCTAGAATCCTTGATCTGACTTCAGATTAGAATCAGCGATCTTGCCCAATGTTCTCAGGGGGCTCAATCTTGTACTGAACTCaggtgagaaaaatattttcagaatcatGATCACAGAACTTGGAAACAACTCATTGCAGTTGGGCAACAATGACTGTTTCACTGGCAGAGTGGATTACCCTCCGCTCGGAATGTTCCTCCTACATAGATTGGCTCAGTTCTCTGATGACACAGATGCTCCTGTTACCCTTCAAtcaaatctaaacaaacaaacgcTGCTAAGACGATCCTCCTCCAAGTCGTCGATGGGCATTCTGTGCcagctctgctttgccctctcacCACTGAATGGACTTGAATTGTTCCGTTGCTTCTCATCCAAAATGCAGGGCTGAATTCACTCTCTCTGATCTCACAGTGAAGTTGTGAAGGATCCCAAGCAGCATGTAAGAGGAATAAAACCCTTGATGcggatttttatttaaaaggacCTAGAGttggtcatacagagtgaagtaagtcagaaagagaaaaacaagtaccgtatgctaacacatatatatggaatcaaaaaaaaaaaaaaattgttctgaagaacctaggggcaggacaggaatgaagatgcagatgtagagaatggacttgaggacagggggagggggaagggtaagctgggacgaagtgagagagtgtcatggacatatatatattaccaaatgtaaaatagatagctagcgggaagcagccacatagcacagggagatcaactcggtgctttgtgaccacctagaggggtgggatagggagggtgggagggatacccaagagggaggagatatggggatacatgtatacgtatagctgattcactttgttatacagcagcaactaacacaccattgtaaagcaattatactcaaataaagatttttaaaaataaaaaaataaaaaataaataaaaggtgtgACTGCCTGGGGTGTTGTTCTCCCATTATATGGTGTCAGAGCAACATCAAACTCCCCTTTTTGCCTCTAAAAGAAGGAAAGCCTGAACAAGCAATATCCAATTAAGCAAGATTTTAAAAGTAGTGTTAATTCCAGGTGAAATTTGATGCATAATATGGAAAACTATagattatcattttaaattttaatattgcaTTTATTTAATGCAACCCTTTGATGTCTGTTTTAGCAAGCAATGGTCTAAGTAATGCTAGAAGTATACAAGAATAGAGACCACTATTGCCTCTTATTTTA includes:
- the LOC137757708 gene encoding zinc finger protein 474-like, whose amino-acid sequence is MERGKEKRVSNTLQQSFHPSKEPTSLINQAVLSGASHSSFLPEIEHVNPGEKIKTNPQKNRPGTVILLKRSSRRIMSESQPSPPVIPPRRPGFQVCYICGREFGSQSLGIHEPQCLEKWRTENSKLPKHLRRPEPSKPLPLSGSGSYNLQAAFQSSQAQLLPCESCGRKFLPDRLLVHQRSCKLKGEGPRAPNPNSSDNLAALKKASVGIPTRPRALICCVCGREFGTLSLPIHQPKCLEKWKIENDRLPREFCQPLPQKPQPLPTGQSNQEGPSQAQLVPCPNCSRTFAPDSLLVHQRSCTAQPSGPKVQDLTLWSKGGLKQSTNSKQQRNMAVPTVTDKPTMIRHPPTVVCYICGREYGTKSIFIHEPQCLKKWHNENNLLPKELRRPEPKKPEVRTITAKGFYDLDALNEAAWKSAQSQLVPCNICGRTFLPDRLIVHQRSCKPKVAK